The DNA segment AAGGAAGAATCCGTAAACTTTGACACAACTGAGAATCTTTTTATTGAGGGTGATAATCTGGAAGTTTTGAAGCTTTTGCAAAAGTCATATTATGGTAAGGTCAAAATGATCTACATCGACCCACCTTATAACACGGGTAGGGAATTTATTTATCCTGATAAATATTCTGAGACCTTGGAAACCTATTTGGCTTATACCGGTCAGGTTGATGAAGAAGGGAAAAAATTTTCGACAAATACAGAGGCCGATGGGCGGTTTCATTCAAAATGGATAAATATGATGTATCCACGTCTCTTCCTTGCGAGAAATTTATTGAAAGACGATGGGGTGATTTTTATTAGTATTGATGATAATGAAGCAAATAATTTGAGAAAAATATGCGATGAGATTTTTGGAGAAGAGAATTTTCGTGGAGAAATAATAAGGGCGACGGGTACAACAACCGGGCAAGACGGGAGAAAAATCGGGAGTTCTTATGATCTCTGTTTATGCTATTCCAAAAGTCAAGCTTATAAGCTTATAGGGTTGCCTTTGGTCGGTAAAGATTTGAATAGATTTAACAATGATGACAATAATGGTAAGGGGAAGTACGCATTATTGCAATTAAGGAAGACTGGCAATGCTGACAGAAAAGAGGATAGGGAGAAGATGTTTTATCCGATAGTAGCACCGGATGGCACCAAGGTGTTCCCTGTTGGCCCATCTGATTATTTGAGTCGCTGGAGAGTGGGGCCTAAAACTTACGACGAATTCTTAAAAAACGATCTTGTTGTATGGAAGAAATCCAGCGATGAAGAAAATGATGAAGATGATGAGCTTGATGATCAAATAGAAGATGTTGAGCAAGAAGAATCGATCGAGGCGACAGAGAACATTGATATATCTGGATATAAATCTGATTGGAGGCCTTATGTAAAATATTATCTGTCAGGAAGAACAAAACAAGTGTCTAATTTGTGGACAGATATCGACGGGAATAAAAAGGGTAGTTTAGAATTAAAAGAAATATTCAGTAAGAAGAAAGTTTTTGATAACCCAAAGCCGACGGATTTTATCAGTAGACTAATCCGAATTAGTTGTGAAAAATCTGATATTGCGCTCGATTTCTTTGCGGGGAGTAGTACTACCGCCCATGCGATACTTGAACTGAACAAACAAGACAACGGTAACCGTAAATTTATCCTCATTCAGCTTCCCGAATCTTGCACGGAAAAGAGTGAAGCTTTTAAAGCCGGATATAAAACTATTGCCGATATTGGTAAAGAGCGTATTCGTCGAGTTATTAAAAAAATTCAAGATGAAACCAAGGATGAATTAGATTTTCAGAATAATAAAATGGACTTGGGTTTTAAGGTCTTTAAGCTTGATCAATCCAATTTCAAGATTTGGGACGGCGCAGTTGAGCAAACTTCGGATGGAAAAAAGATTGAGAAACAGCTAATGTTGCAAATTGAGCATATTAATCCAAAGGCTACTGAAGACGATGTTTTGTATGAATTGTTACTTAAATCCGGGTTCCCACTAACGACGAAAGTTGGATCTTTACAATTAGCTGGTAAGAAAGTTTATTCGATTGAGGGTGGTGCGTTATTGGTTTGTTTGGATAAAGCATTAACCAAGGAAGTCATAACAGAAATGGCCCGCAAAGAGCCAGCCCGCGTTATTTGCCTTGATGCTGGCTTTAGTGGGAACGATCAATTGAAAACAAATGCGGTTCAAATTATGAAGTCGCATAAAGTGGAAGATTTTAGGACAGTTTAAAAATGAAATTCAAATTTGATGCCAATCAGCAATATCAGTTAGACGCTGTAACCGCGGTGGTTGAGCTCTTTAAAGGGCAGCGTGAAAACCGTGGAGCTTACGAGATCAGCTTTCGCAAAGATACCCAATTTATGGGTCAATCGATGACGCAAACAACTCTTGGCTTGGGGAACAATTTGGATATTGATGACAATATTCTGCAAGATAACCTCGTTTTAACTCAAAAAAATAACAGCATTTTTCAAGAAACCTCTGTTCATTCTCGAGGGCGTAATTTTTCTGTAGAAATGGAAACAGGAACGGGCAAGACTTACGTTTATTTAAGAACGCTTTTTGAGTTGAACAAGGTTTATGGTTTTAAGAAATTTATTATCGTTGTGCCGTCGGTGGCGATTCGAGAGGGAGTTGTAACATCAATTAAGCAAATGGAAACTCATTTCAAGGAATTATATAACAATGTGTCATTTGACAGATTTCTTTACGATTCCAAAGATGTGGCCAAGCTTCGCGGATTTGCTACGAGCAATGAAATGCAGCTGATGATTATCAACATCGATTCATTTAACAAAAAATCTATCAACATCATTTATGACTATCGCGACCAGATGAGCGGCTATAAGCCGATTGAATTTGTGCAGGCAACGAATCCGATTGTTGTGATGGATGAGCCGCAGAATATGGAAAGCGATAAGGCTAAGGAAGCCATTGCCTCTTTGAATCCGTTATGTACTTTGCGTTATTCAGCGACCCACAGAGATAAGTACAATTTGATTTATCAACTCGATCCGATTAAAGCCTTTCAAATGAGATTGGTTAAAAAGATTTCGGTTAATTCAGTAACAGCGGAGAGTGACCCCACGCAGACGTACGTGAAGGTGGAGGAAATCAAGAATCAAAGCGGTACGTTTAAGGTAAAACTTTCTTATTTTGAACAGACCAAAGAAGGTGTTCAAAAGAAAAATAAACAATTCAAACAGCACGACGATCTTTTTGTTGTTTCCAAAGAATATGAGCCGTACCGCAATGGGTTTGTCATTGATGAGATTAACGCGCGGCCGGGAATGGAATTTGTGCGCTTTGCCAATGGTATTCGTTTAGGTCTTGGAGAAGAACAGGGCGGCAAT comes from the Candidatus Omnitrophota bacterium genome and includes:
- a CDS encoding site-specific DNA-methyltransferase; the encoded protein is MMGEPKKMDLRSMDMTEEHKAKLKQIFPHVFNEDKIDFERLKQTLGEDIDAGLERFGLTWPGKAECMKIIQQPSIGTLKPCKEESVNFDTTENLFIEGDNLEVLKLLQKSYYGKVKMIYIDPPYNTGREFIYPDKYSETLETYLAYTGQVDEEGKKFSTNTEADGRFHSKWINMMYPRLFLARNLLKDDGVIFISIDDNEANNLRKICDEIFGEENFRGEIIRATGTTTGQDGRKIGSSYDLCLCYSKSQAYKLIGLPLVGKDLNRFNNDDNNGKGKYALLQLRKTGNADRKEDREKMFYPIVAPDGTKVFPVGPSDYLSRWRVGPKTYDEFLKNDLVVWKKSSDEENDEDDELDDQIEDVEQEESIEATENIDISGYKSDWRPYVKYYLSGRTKQVSNLWTDIDGNKKGSLELKEIFSKKKVFDNPKPTDFISRLIRISCEKSDIALDFFAGSSTTAHAILELNKQDNGNRKFILIQLPESCTEKSEAFKAGYKTIADIGKERIRRVIKKIQDETKDELDFQNNKMDLGFKVFKLDQSNFKIWDGAVEQTSDGKKIEKQLMLQIEHINPKATEDDVLYELLLKSGFPLTTKVGSLQLAGKKVYSIEGGALLVCLDKALTKEVITEMARKEPARVICLDAGFSGNDQLKTNAVQIMKSHKVEDFRTV